The following proteins come from a genomic window of Paucimonas lemoignei:
- the ydfH_5 gene encoding transcriptional regulator GntR produces the protein MNPLFLASPALTDSPLSRDEQIYQDILEAIVEHRLLPGTRLPEDSLAEVFAISRTGIRKVLQRLALERLVTLRTNRGAEVAQPTAKEAQDVFAARQLIEPALMPAVAERIDAAHLKTLRSLVDQEHQAQHDGLHSRAIQLSARFHVQLIALADNQVLTEQVAQLTTRSSLIIAVYGSRNSVGCDCGDHEELLGLLEQGKGAAATQWMGKHLASIRTSLQVDQVTPAEPDFKIIFKR, from the coding sequence ATGAATCCTCTCTTCCTTGCCAGCCCTGCCCTGACCGACTCGCCCCTGAGCCGTGACGAACAGATCTATCAGGACATTCTTGAAGCCATCGTCGAGCATCGACTGTTGCCAGGCACTCGCTTGCCGGAAGACTCCCTGGCCGAGGTGTTCGCCATCAGCCGCACCGGAATTCGCAAGGTGTTGCAACGGCTGGCACTGGAGCGTCTCGTCACGCTGCGCACCAATCGGGGCGCCGAAGTCGCGCAGCCCACCGCTAAAGAAGCTCAGGATGTGTTCGCAGCTCGTCAGCTAATCGAGCCCGCACTGATGCCCGCCGTGGCCGAGCGGATTGACGCCGCGCACCTCAAAACCCTGCGCTCGCTGGTTGATCAGGAACATCAGGCGCAACACGACGGGTTGCACAGCCGGGCCATTCAGCTGTCCGCGCGGTTTCATGTGCAGTTGATCGCCCTGGCCGACAATCAGGTGCTGACTGAGCAGGTCGCGCAGCTGACCACTCGCTCGTCGCTGATCATCGCGGTTTATGGCTCGCGAAACAGCGTGGGCTGCGACTGCGGCGACCATGAAGAACTGCTCGGCTTGCTCGAACAAGGTAAAGGCGCTGCAGCGACGCAATGGATGGGCAAGCACCTGGCGAGCATTCGTACCAGCCTGCAGGTCGATCAGGTCACCCCGGCCGAGCCGGACTTCAAAATCATTTTCAAGCGCTGA
- a CDS encoding Asp/Glu racemase, giving the protein MKIQVINPNTSQSMTASIGRAARAVARPGTEIVACCPESGPASIEGHFDEAIAAVGVLEEVRKGVAAGYDAHIIACFGDPGLLAARELARGPVIGIAEAAFHVASLICTRFAVVTTLTRTRIIAEHLLRNYGMTEHCTSVRCVDVPVLELESMGEQALAERIAEQAIQARDHEGAGAIILGCGGMADLPGLVSEMTGLPVVDGVAAAVKLAEALGELGLATSKHGDLAYPLAKRFTGRFAHFGG; this is encoded by the coding sequence ATGAAAATCCAGGTCATCAACCCCAACACCAGCCAGAGCATGACGGCCAGTATCGGTCGCGCCGCACGAGCAGTGGCGCGGCCAGGGACTGAAATCGTCGCCTGCTGCCCCGAATCTGGCCCGGCCTCCATCGAAGGCCATTTCGATGAAGCCATTGCCGCAGTCGGCGTGCTGGAGGAAGTGCGCAAGGGTGTTGCAGCGGGCTACGACGCTCACATCATTGCCTGCTTTGGCGACCCTGGCTTGTTGGCGGCGCGAGAGCTGGCTCGCGGGCCAGTGATCGGCATTGCCGAGGCTGCTTTCCATGTGGCCAGCCTGATTTGCACGCGGTTTGCTGTAGTGACCACCCTGACCCGCACGCGGATCATTGCTGAGCATTTATTGCGCAACTACGGCATGACCGAACACTGCACTTCAGTGCGCTGTGTCGATGTGCCAGTGCTGGAATTGGAAAGCATGGGCGAGCAGGCATTGGCCGAGCGTATTGCCGAGCAGGCCATACAGGCCCGTGATCACGAAGGTGCGGGGGCGATCATTTTGGGCTGCGGCGGTATGGCTGACCTGCCTGGGCTGGTGAGCGAAATGACTGGCCTGCCAGTGGTCGATGGCGTGGCGGCGGCCGTCAAACTGGCTGAAGCCTTGGGTGAACTGGGTTTGGCTACCAGCAAACACGGGGACCTGGCCTATCCGCTGGCTAAACGCTTTACAGGGCGCTTTGCACATTTCGGTGGATAA
- a CDS encoding UPF0721 transmembrane protein YjnA, which yields MDFGGVGLVVAGLVVGFIVGMTGVGGGSLMTPILLWFGVNPATAVGTDLLYAAITKSGGVWVHKRNDNIDWKITGWLTLGSVPAVLLTLWFLSTLHAAPDAMNAVIKQALGVVLLLTALAVFFKKRLLQFAHNRAGGNYNPSGPSLNALTVVTGLILGTMVALTSIGAGALGTVALFILYPFLATRRLVGTEIAHAVPLTLVAGLGHASMGNMDWGILGYLLLGSLPGIYLGSHLSGRVSDDVLRPCLAIMLAFIGYKLVF from the coding sequence ATGGATTTTGGTGGTGTGGGGTTGGTTGTCGCAGGGCTGGTGGTGGGTTTCATTGTGGGCATGACGGGCGTGGGTGGCGGTTCACTGATGACGCCGATCCTGCTGTGGTTTGGCGTCAACCCGGCCACGGCGGTGGGCACTGATCTGCTGTATGCCGCGATCACCAAATCCGGCGGTGTCTGGGTCCATAAACGAAACGACAACATCGACTGGAAGATCACCGGTTGGCTGACGCTGGGCAGTGTTCCGGCCGTATTACTGACGCTGTGGTTCCTCAGCACCCTGCATGCCGCGCCGGATGCGATGAATGCGGTGATCAAGCAAGCTTTGGGCGTGGTCCTGCTGCTGACGGCGCTGGCAGTGTTCTTCAAGAAACGCCTGCTGCAATTCGCCCACAACCGGGCCGGAGGCAACTACAACCCCAGCGGCCCGAGCCTGAATGCCCTGACAGTCGTCACCGGCCTGATCCTGGGCACCATGGTTGCGCTGACCTCCATCGGTGCCGGTGCATTGGGCACGGTGGCGTTGTTCATCCTTTATCCGTTTCTCGCCACTCGCCGACTGGTCGGCACAGAGATAGCCCACGCAGTGCCGCTGACCCTGGTCGCAGGCTTGGGGCACGCCAGCATGGGCAACATGGACTGGGGCATTCTCGGTTATCTGTTGCTGGGTTCATTGCCTGGCATTTATCTGGGCAGCCACTTGTCTGGCCGGGTGTCTGATGACGTCTTGCGGCCATGCCTGGCAATCATGCTGGCGTTCATTGGGTATAAGCTGGTTTTCTGA
- the yedJ gene encoding metal-dependent phosphohydrolase: MTTAFAPFQDLASLLIPHTVAEKADGSHDASHLLRVWNNVCAIRNQEGGDPEILIAATLLHDCVSVEKNSPFRSSASRLAAAKATELLTEMGWGEERVAAVAHAVEAHSFSAAITPETIEAKILQDADRLDALGMIGVARLFYVSGRMGGGLYDPQDPHATHRDYDDKRFAVDHFHTKLFKLADGFQTATGARLAQARHASMKRFLDELMDEVGAPAPGPSSTSEI; the protein is encoded by the coding sequence ATGACCACAGCCTTCGCCCCCTTCCAGGACCTCGCCAGCCTGCTGATCCCGCATACCGTGGCAGAGAAAGCGGATGGTTCGCACGACGCGTCCCACTTGCTGCGCGTCTGGAATAACGTCTGCGCCATCCGCAATCAGGAAGGCGGCGACCCCGAAATCCTGATCGCGGCGACCTTGCTGCATGACTGTGTATCCGTTGAGAAAAACTCCCCGTTCAGATCCAGCGCTTCAAGACTGGCGGCTGCCAAGGCGACCGAACTGCTGACGGAGATGGGTTGGGGTGAGGAGCGGGTCGCTGCCGTTGCCCATGCTGTCGAGGCTCACAGTTTTTCGGCGGCGATCACACCCGAAACCATCGAAGCGAAAATCCTTCAGGACGCCGATCGCCTCGACGCGCTGGGGATGATTGGCGTTGCGCGGCTGTTCTACGTCAGTGGGCGCATGGGCGGCGGCCTTTACGACCCGCAGGATCCGCATGCTACTCATCGCGACTACGACGATAAACGCTTTGCGGTGGATCACTTCCATACCAAGCTCTTCAAGCTGGCCGATGGTTTCCAGACCGCAACCGGTGCGCGTCTGGCGCAGGCCAGGCACGCCAGCATGAAGCGCTTTCTGGATGAGCTGATGGACGAAGTCGGCGCGCCAGCACCCGGCCCAAGTTCAACCTCGGAAATTTGA
- the trg_6 gene encoding histidine kinase, HAMP region: chemotaxis sensory transducer: MKKLLPGFLRRQSSGTTVLRRFRITQRLVLCLGITSLLTVALGAFCLLQMQEIRNQGEAVESGSLPSIAMADALAITLVKLRSESIRLIANADDPGAVVTSKINVETLKNDAEKGFADYLAHVKDSTERDSLVALQDAYKAFIPGLYDEVGLIEQRKIEDARMLANTMLSLQGDLMDMQVQLLRELNKQSAATAVEQAGASYAQTRIIALSVIAAVLALTLLLGWRLSVSIIRPVRQALQIASTIADGNLSSQAIPEGKDETAQLLQMLGRMRSNLHGTIEQIYAAANQLSQSVQEMSSITESGAENLRLQNTEIEQAAVAVNQMSQAAMEVASNASNTATESQASNAAAAKGQLRLAETIGSIKELTGNVLDTSHQAEGLAERTLSISKILDVIRAIANQTNLLALNAAIEAARAGEAGRGFAVVADEVRSLAQRTSASTTEIEGLINSVQQSTQETAEALRMTANQANVTLEQAAATGEALTVIISSTSTINDRNLLIASAAEQQAQVAGEVDRNLSSIRDLSTQSASGAQQTTTASNALSVLATDLNVMVQRFVL; encoded by the coding sequence GTGAAAAAATTATTGCCGGGTTTTTTGCGTCGCCAGTCTTCTGGGACCACGGTCCTGCGACGCTTCAGGATCACTCAGCGTCTGGTGCTGTGTTTGGGCATCACCTCGCTGCTCACGGTCGCACTCGGGGCGTTCTGCCTGCTGCAAATGCAGGAAATCCGCAATCAGGGCGAAGCTGTTGAAAGTGGCTCACTGCCCAGCATCGCCATGGCCGACGCGCTGGCAATCACGCTGGTGAAACTGCGCAGCGAAAGCATTCGCCTCATTGCCAACGCCGATGATCCAGGCGCGGTGGTGACCAGCAAGATCAACGTCGAAACCCTCAAGAACGATGCCGAAAAAGGCTTTGCCGACTACTTGGCCCACGTCAAGGACAGTACCGAGCGCGACTCACTGGTTGCATTACAGGATGCCTACAAAGCCTTCATCCCGGGGCTTTACGACGAAGTCGGCTTGATCGAACAGCGCAAAATCGAAGACGCACGCATGCTGGCCAATACCATGCTGTCCTTGCAGGGCGACCTGATGGACATGCAGGTGCAGCTGCTGCGCGAACTCAATAAGCAAAGCGCCGCTACGGCCGTGGAACAAGCGGGCGCCAGCTATGCCCAGACCCGCATCATCGCCCTGAGCGTCATTGCCGCGGTGCTCGCCCTGACCCTGTTGCTGGGCTGGCGCTTGAGCGTCAGCATCATCCGTCCGGTGCGTCAGGCGTTACAGATCGCCAGCACCATCGCCGATGGCAATCTGAGCTCTCAGGCCATACCGGAGGGCAAGGACGAAACCGCGCAGCTGCTGCAGATGCTGGGTCGGATGCGCAGCAATCTGCACGGCACCATTGAGCAAATCTACGCCGCTGCCAACCAGCTCTCGCAGTCGGTACAGGAGATGAGCAGCATCACTGAATCCGGCGCGGAAAACCTGAGGTTGCAAAACACCGAAATCGAGCAGGCGGCCGTCGCGGTCAATCAGATGAGCCAGGCAGCCATGGAGGTTGCCAGCAATGCCAGCAACACCGCGACCGAGTCCCAGGCGTCCAACGCAGCGGCGGCCAAGGGTCAGCTGCGCCTGGCTGAGACCATTGGGTCGATCAAGGAGCTGACCGGCAATGTGCTGGACACTTCACACCAGGCCGAAGGCCTTGCCGAACGCACGTTGAGCATCAGCAAGATCCTCGACGTGATCCGCGCCATTGCCAACCAGACCAACCTGCTGGCACTCAATGCGGCGATCGAAGCCGCGCGCGCTGGCGAAGCGGGACGCGGATTTGCCGTGGTCGCCGACGAAGTTCGTTCCCTGGCACAGCGCACCAGCGCCTCGACCACAGAAATCGAAGGGCTGATCAACAGCGTTCAGCAAAGCACCCAGGAAACTGCCGAAGCGCTGCGAATGACCGCGAATCAAGCCAACGTAACACTTGAACAGGCAGCGGCCACTGGCGAGGCGCTGACCGTGATCATCAGCTCGACCTCCACCATCAACGACCGCAACTTGCTGATCGCCAGCGCTGCCGAGCAACAGGCGCAGGTGGCCGGCGAGGTGGATCGCAACCTGAGCAGCATTCGTGACCTGTCCACGCAAAGCGCTTCAGGCGCACAGCAGACCACTACGGCCAGCAACGCGTTGTCGGTACTGGCGACAGATCTGAACGTCATGGTCCAGCGCTTCGTGCTTTAG
- the can gene encoding carbonate dehydratase — MNELQDLIDNNERWADAITKEDPEFFAKLARQQTPEFLWIGCSDARVPANEIVGMLPGDLFVHRNVANVVLHTDLNCLSVIQYAVDVLKVKHILVTGHYGCGGVRASMQDRQLGLIDGWLRSIRDLYYEHRETLAELPTEEERVDRMCELNVIQQVANVGHTSIVQNAWHRGQSLSIHGCIYGIKDGRWKSLNTTISGFEQLPPQYRLRPLGQ, encoded by the coding sequence ATGAACGAGCTACAAGACCTGATCGACAACAACGAACGTTGGGCAGACGCGATCACCAAGGAAGATCCTGAATTTTTTGCCAAGCTGGCACGGCAGCAGACTCCGGAGTTTCTATGGATAGGTTGCTCGGACGCTCGCGTACCCGCTAATGAAATCGTCGGCATGCTGCCAGGCGATCTGTTTGTGCACCGCAACGTGGCCAACGTGGTGCTGCACACTGACCTCAACTGCCTGTCAGTGATCCAGTACGCCGTGGACGTATTGAAGGTCAAACACATTCTGGTGACGGGGCACTACGGTTGCGGCGGCGTGCGCGCTTCGATGCAGGATCGCCAGCTTGGGCTGATCGACGGCTGGCTGCGCTCGATTCGTGATCTGTATTACGAGCACCGCGAAACCCTTGCCGAGTTGCCGACCGAGGAAGAGCGGGTCGATCGCATGTGCGAGCTCAACGTCATCCAGCAAGTGGCGAACGTGGGTCACACCAGCATTGTGCAGAACGCCTGGCATCGCGGGCAGAGCCTGTCTATCCACGGCTGCATCTACGGCATCAAGGATGGGCGCTGGAAAAGCCTGAACACGACCATCAGCGGCTTCGAGCAATTGCCGCCGCAGTACCGGTTGCGGCCGTTGGGGCAGTAA
- a CDS encoding phosphotransferase system, HPr-related protein — translation MNDSRRPFGATQPEPIDDNEDRMGSMEELDFDEDEPTARIGDTIPEDELAHEIPDQRVREAGMTGASTPDHHPTDDDLDPEILIREDGARSAHEEGDDRPADFDLTVVDEDDIGGGDGLDEAEL, via the coding sequence ATGAATGATTCACGCCGCCCGTTTGGTGCCACTCAACCTGAACCCATCGATGACAACGAAGACCGCATGGGCTCCATGGAGGAGCTGGACTTCGATGAAGACGAACCTACCGCGCGTATCGGTGACACGATCCCCGAAGACGAGTTGGCCCATGAAATCCCGGACCAACGCGTGCGTGAAGCAGGCATGACCGGCGCTTCGACGCCCGATCATCACCCGACGGATGACGACCTGGACCCGGAAATCCTGATCCGCGAAGACGGCGCTCGCTCGGCCCACGAAGAAGGCGATGACCGCCCTGCGGACTTTGATCTGACTGTTGTCGACGAAGATGACATCGGCGGCGGTGATGGGTTGGATGAGGCCGAGCTGTGA
- a CDS encoding ribosomal-protein-alanine acetyltransferase, whose translation MSDAITFRLMTEADLDAVLKIEYAAFSHPWTRGIFLDGLKSYEIWLMFEGSQQVGHGVIQIIIDEAHLLNITVKPESQGRGLGLRLLEHLMSRAYQLNGRECFLELRDSNRAAYRLYERFGFNEIGRRRDYYPVAGGREDAVVMACTLFE comes from the coding sequence ATGAGTGACGCAATAACCTTCCGCCTCATGACCGAGGCGGATCTGGATGCCGTGCTGAAGATCGAATACGCCGCCTTCAGTCACCCCTGGACCCGTGGCATCTTTCTCGACGGGCTAAAGTCCTATGAAATCTGGCTGATGTTCGAGGGGAGTCAGCAAGTCGGCCACGGCGTCATTCAGATCATCATCGATGAAGCACATTTGTTGAACATTACCGTCAAGCCGGAAAGCCAGGGCCGTGGCCTGGGCCTGCGGCTTCTGGAGCATTTGATGTCGCGGGCCTATCAGCTCAATGGACGCGAGTGTTTCCTTGAGCTGCGCGATAGCAACCGCGCCGCTTATCGTTTGTATGAGCGGTTTGGCTTCAACGAAATTGGCCGACGTCGTGATTACTACCCGGTAGCTGGCGGACGTGAGGATGCAGTGGTGATGGCGTGTACGTTGTTTGAGTAA
- the tonB5 gene encoding protein TonB, with translation MLNESRRRAYMTAMQVVNWLPRTELPFAAPSRPELLAPLAPQVEERVAVPEVQVHAEPVSQVAAEAPRPVERPKIEVPRPSLASTRNPPTVEEAPPAPVKAPVIAPPRFALQLLRAGRCLLLVELPTGQAFQSRDPAYLLLKDMLRAAGLPDAPQIIGEPVRWPLLVRGQMDQGPEAARDFVQGFVSARLEDEPCACIWLIGLPSVRFAGEADAESYNSELQVDGLGSAWALPGLELLMDEPQRKADVWKAMRRLMTRWKSIDE, from the coding sequence TTGCTAAACGAGTCCCGCCGCCGCGCTTATATGACCGCCATGCAGGTGGTCAATTGGCTGCCGCGCACTGAATTGCCCTTCGCTGCACCGTCTCGCCCGGAGCTGTTGGCGCCGCTTGCGCCGCAGGTTGAAGAGCGTGTGGCTGTGCCAGAGGTGCAGGTCCATGCCGAGCCTGTCAGTCAAGTGGCCGCCGAGGCGCCGCGTCCTGTCGAGCGCCCGAAAATCGAAGTGCCACGGCCATCACTGGCCAGCACCCGCAATCCACCAACCGTCGAAGAAGCGCCGCCTGCGCCCGTAAAGGCGCCGGTCATTGCGCCGCCGCGTTTTGCCCTGCAACTGTTGCGCGCCGGACGTTGCCTGTTGTTGGTGGAGTTACCCACAGGCCAGGCATTCCAGAGCCGTGACCCGGCGTATCTGCTGCTCAAAGACATGCTGCGCGCTGCCGGTCTGCCGGACGCCCCGCAAATCATCGGCGAACCGGTGCGCTGGCCGTTATTGGTGCGCGGGCAAATGGATCAGGGGCCAGAGGCGGCGCGGGATTTCGTGCAAGGTTTTGTGTCGGCGCGTCTTGAGGACGAGCCCTGTGCCTGCATCTGGTTGATTGGTCTGCCGTCGGTGCGGTTTGCCGGGGAAGCTGACGCCGAGTCCTATAACAGTGAACTGCAGGTCGATGGCCTCGGTTCTGCCTGGGCGTTGCCGGGTCTGGAATTACTGATGGACGAGCCGCAACGCAAGGCCGACGTCTGGAAAGCCATGCGTCGGCTGATGACGCGCTGGAAATCGATAGATGAGTGA
- a CDS encoding chromosome partitioning protein, with the protein MHLDLSEMSQLAPIFRELFKGFHISRRDPELYAQLSNAQDQYRTLFKALGFELVCDTRGFYYFVPELAAAQVNKTAQRLALFTFILVEHLADQGRDPVAVLDGGSLGRDELPSMLEKYRDLFLQAEVQTQDELEEKIMRRMTQLGFAAEETGVFRFLPPMHRFLDVCLSVQQDRDLAASLHSVLPLPVPVLIDDDSDEKLLQTDDPLDLAEFDNVHETEEQALARAIADEQQEMDA; encoded by the coding sequence ATGCATCTTGATCTATCCGAAATGTCCCAGCTCGCGCCGATCTTTCGCGAGCTGTTCAAAGGCTTCCACATCAGCCGTCGCGACCCTGAGCTGTATGCGCAACTGTCCAACGCCCAGGATCAGTACCGCACGCTGTTCAAGGCGCTGGGTTTCGAGCTGGTCTGCGACACGCGTGGCTTCTATTACTTCGTTCCGGAGCTGGCGGCCGCGCAGGTGAACAAAACTGCGCAACGCCTGGCGCTGTTCACGTTCATTCTGGTCGAGCATCTGGCCGATCAGGGCCGCGACCCGGTAGCCGTGCTGGATGGCGGCAGCCTTGGCCGTGATGAACTGCCCTCGATGCTGGAGAAGTATCGTGACCTGTTCCTGCAGGCCGAAGTCCAGACTCAGGACGAGCTCGAAGAAAAAATCATGCGCCGCATGACCCAGCTGGGTTTTGCCGCCGAAGAAACCGGCGTGTTCCGTTTCCTGCCGCCCATGCACCGCTTCCTCGACGTGTGCCTCTCCGTCCAGCAAGACCGCGATCTGGCCGCCAGCCTGCACAGTGTGCTGCCGCTGCCTGTTCCAGTGCTGATCGATGACGACAGCGACGAAAAACTGCTGCAGACCGATGATCCACTGGATCTGGCCGAGTTCGACAACGTGCACGAAACCGAAGAGCAGGCCTTGGCCCGCGCGATTGCCGATGAGCAACAGGAGATGGATGCATGA
- a CDS encoding Chromosome segregation ATPase, translated as MSQERYGIRRFALLNTAGYSLGLFPLEHPLSVYGANNLGKSASINALQFPILARMSDMSFGKYSLEQSRKFYFASDTSYILVEVSLPHGPHVIGVVGRGPGGGFGHQFFAYAGELDLGHYQKNDTCLRQKELFSNLESQGLKAYELKPDELRRLLVGGHTSIPLDLTLIPLRSTSEQSLKTFRALFINLLHMREITAAKLKQLFLDAFEHSLRSGSVDYIAACEEAFRDVRRMEQDYNSLVKAGPLVEALAAGVAQRDLLRGKLHRLSPLLDSLLGTWLDYSSARKEELVIQAEHYRSQQDELQNDQRGGTQELMRLEREISSIQRWIGELAVLKNRFALIDDPKVLEQQLLAAKDAHDELAGALAQSRQFSAEDLDERLRDLEKRLKSVKQQLDHADNNSYARLREEFSQPDVERLMRLFNSALFSLPLGEQGIALDDGDAWVKSLEAILDSFKGDQFQVPGLSINLTNIEPPALQALADRAALRDQKERLEKELKQLKTQQAVAADRSASKTQTEALYQQVLDAQKALEDFRRCQTLSAEESDKHEQLAQMEAAQDELKRSSDAFTERVQQLSAKLQLVARQIGDLESKQRTLDDALRRRQLLPSDLPFGTPFMDPVDDSLENLLPLLNDYQDSWQGLLRSDGQIEALYAQVRLKGVAKFDSEEDVERRLHLLINAYAHRTDEALTLGKARRAAVTDIARTLRNIRSDYDSLEHQLALFNREINKRQVSNLASFRIVLAPNKEALKHIDQIIHSAGQYEEGETLSVFDLSQSAEQDNKNEEAKEYLARLVAANHNQLGLKDLFELAFEITKVNGQPVIHTDIDGAASNGTTMTIKALTNMYLLLHLMDRDQAGRVRLPYYLDEAADIDEKNQAALLETSLQLGFVPILASVKPQVSAHVAIDLEGGSGPNGIYIDEADWKYIRRRDDVKAVVVEAVEEAAE; from the coding sequence ATGAGCCAGGAACGCTACGGCATCCGCCGCTTTGCCTTGCTGAATACAGCCGGTTACAGCCTCGGGCTCTTCCCGCTGGAACACCCGCTGTCGGTCTATGGCGCGAACAATCTGGGCAAGAGCGCTTCGATCAACGCCCTGCAGTTCCCGATTCTGGCGCGCATGTCGGACATGAGCTTCGGCAAGTACAGCCTTGAGCAGTCCCGAAAGTTCTACTTCGCCTCCGACACCAGCTACATCCTGGTGGAGGTTTCGTTGCCGCATGGTCCGCACGTCATCGGTGTGGTGGGTCGCGGTCCCGGTGGTGGTTTCGGTCACCAGTTCTTTGCCTACGCGGGCGAACTGGACCTGGGGCACTACCAGAAGAACGACACCTGTTTGCGCCAGAAAGAGCTGTTCAGCAACCTGGAAAGCCAGGGCCTGAAAGCCTATGAATTGAAACCCGACGAGCTGCGTCGCTTGCTGGTGGGCGGGCATACGTCCATTCCGCTGGACCTGACGCTTATCCCGCTGCGCTCCACCAGTGAGCAGAGCCTCAAGACGTTCAGGGCGCTGTTCATCAACCTGCTGCACATGCGGGAAATCACTGCCGCCAAGCTCAAGCAGCTGTTCCTCGATGCGTTCGAGCACAGCTTGCGTTCCGGCAGTGTCGATTACATCGCCGCGTGCGAAGAAGCCTTCCGAGATGTGCGACGCATGGAGCAGGACTACAACTCGCTGGTCAAAGCCGGCCCGCTGGTCGAGGCCTTGGCTGCTGGCGTGGCGCAACGTGATCTGCTGCGCGGCAAGCTGCATCGCTTGTCACCGCTGCTGGACTCGTTGCTCGGCACCTGGCTGGATTACTCCTCGGCTCGCAAGGAAGAGCTGGTCATTCAGGCCGAGCACTACCGCAGCCAGCAGGATGAATTGCAGAATGACCAACGTGGCGGCACTCAGGAACTGATGCGTCTGGAGCGGGAAATCAGCAGCATCCAGCGCTGGATCGGTGAACTTGCGGTACTCAAGAATCGCTTCGCTTTGATTGATGATCCCAAGGTGCTTGAACAGCAACTGCTGGCAGCCAAGGATGCTCACGATGAACTGGCTGGCGCCCTGGCGCAGTCACGTCAATTCAGCGCCGAAGACCTGGACGAACGTCTGCGGGATCTGGAAAAACGCCTGAAGTCTGTGAAGCAGCAACTCGATCACGCTGACAACAACAGTTATGCCCGCTTGCGCGAGGAGTTCTCCCAGCCAGATGTTGAACGCTTGATGCGTTTGTTCAACAGCGCGCTGTTCAGCCTGCCGTTGGGCGAGCAAGGCATTGCGCTGGATGATGGCGATGCCTGGGTGAAATCCCTTGAGGCCATCCTTGATAGCTTCAAAGGCGATCAATTCCAGGTGCCGGGGCTGTCGATCAACCTGACCAACATCGAGCCGCCTGCCCTGCAAGCGCTGGCCGATCGTGCGGCATTGCGTGATCAGAAAGAGCGTCTTGAGAAAGAGCTCAAACAACTCAAGACGCAACAGGCTGTGGCCGCGGACCGTTCGGCGAGCAAGACCCAGACTGAGGCGCTTTACCAGCAAGTGCTGGATGCGCAAAAGGCTTTGGAGGACTTCCGTCGTTGCCAGACCCTCAGCGCTGAAGAGTCCGACAAACATGAGCAGCTGGCTCAGATGGAAGCTGCACAGGACGAACTCAAACGCTCCAGCGATGCGTTCACCGAGCGCGTTCAGCAACTGTCGGCCAAGCTGCAACTCGTTGCACGCCAGATCGGCGATCTGGAATCCAAGCAGCGCACACTGGATGACGCGTTGCGGCGCCGCCAATTGCTGCCGTCGGACCTGCCGTTTGGTACGCCATTTATGGATCCGGTCGACGACTCACTGGAAAATCTGCTGCCACTGCTCAATGACTATCAGGATAGCTGGCAAGGCTTGCTGCGCAGCGATGGGCAGATTGAAGCGCTGTATGCGCAGGTACGCCTCAAAGGCGTGGCCAAGTTCGACAGCGAAGAAGATGTCGAGCGTCGCCTGCATCTGCTGATCAACGCCTATGCACACCGTACTGACGAAGCGCTGACCCTCGGCAAGGCACGTCGTGCAGCAGTGACCGATATCGCACGAACCTTGCGCAATATCCGCAGCGACTACGACAGCCTTGAGCATCAACTGGCGCTGTTCAACCGTGAGATCAACAAGCGTCAGGTATCCAACCTGGCCAGCTTCCGCATTGTGCTTGCTCCAAACAAAGAAGCGCTCAAGCACATTGATCAGATTATCCACAGTGCCGGGCAGTATGAGGAAGGCGAAACCCTGTCAGTGTTCGACCTGAGCCAAAGCGCGGAGCAGGACAACAAGAACGAGGAAGCCAAGGAATATCTGGCGCGCCTGGTTGCGGCAAACCATAACCAGTTGGGCTTGAAGGACTTGTTTGAATTGGCGTTCGAAATCACCAAGGTCAACGGCCAGCCAGTGATTCACACCGACATTGATGGCGCCGCTTCAAACGGCACCACCATGACCATCAAAGCGCTGACCAATATGTACTTGTTGCTGCACTTGATGGATCGGGATCAAGCCGGTCGTGTGCGCTTGCCGTACTACCTGGACGAAGCCGCCGATATTGACGAGAAGAACCAGGCAGCGCTTCTGGAGACGAGCCTGCAGCTGGGCTTTGTGCCTATCCTGGCGAGCGTGAAGCCTCAGGTGTCGGCTCACGTAGCGATCGACCTTGAAGGCGGCAGCGGGCCTAACGGCATCTACATCGATGAAGCGGACTGGAAGTACATCCGCCGACGTGATGATGTGAAGGCTGTTGTGGTCGAAGCGGTTGAAGAAGCTGCTGAATAA